The following proteins are encoded in a genomic region of Oncorhynchus kisutch isolate 150728-3 linkage group LG18, Okis_V2, whole genome shotgun sequence:
- the terf1 gene encoding telomeric repeat-binding factor 1, translating to MEADPNSRTLTITSTTDENVCFSDVTTVVKRWMIDFSFVSLCQFFKEGKFEEFNQTISTLETIIDGTPHLNTEQRQKRQICGFLARIMHGKHLDVSFDRDERLSPLMSAVGVWASQEETVADVTLFQHITNLLYVQSVAVCLEKGNCVMASSALKWLEEECEIPQNLGIKLSLIVNKRDTYHPFLLNFSWNRLLENIQTFLDRFLEKHPSDFLLQAATKVVKAGQETGDDSETREASYTTRQSSEHSKVNQETGVLMRPKKKLLSTRNIHPWKPESGKKPALTVMRKGVSTRLTFRRASSETTLNTTTLSNTTLNTNTTRKTHGRWPWDLDLALKAGVKRHGEGKWSRILQEHDFQGRTGVQLKDRWRVLKKAHKVNSS from the exons ATGGAGGCTGATCCAAATAGCAGAACATTGACAATTACAAGCACGACAGATGAAAATGTATGCTTTTCCGATGTGACAACTGTTGTTAAAAGATGGATGATTGACTTCAGTTTTGTTAGTTTGTGTCAATTCTTCAAAGAGGGCAAATTTGAAGAATTCAACCAAACGATTTCGACGCTGGAAA CGATCATTGATGGTACCCCTCATTTAAACACCGAACAGAGACAGAAAAGGCAGATATGTGGCTTCCTCGCGCGGATAATGCACGGGAAACATTTAG ACGTGTCCTTCGACAGAGACGAGCGGTTGTCGCCTCTGATGTCGGCTGTCGGTGTCTGGGCGTCTCAGGAAGAGACTGTGGCGGATGTCACTCTGTTCCAGCACATCACCAATCTACTCTATGTTCAG AGTGTTGCTGTGTGTCTGGAGAAAGGGAACTGCGTCATGGCTTCATCAGCTCTCAAATGGCTCGAGGAGGAGTGTGAAATCCCACAG AATTTGGGAATCAAGCTGTCATTGATCGTGAATAAGAGGGACACGTACCACCCGTTCCTGCTCAACTTCAGCTGGAACCGTCTGCTGGAGAACATACAGACCTTCCTAGATCGCTTCCTGGAGAAACACCCGTCGGACTTCCTGCTCCAG GCGGCCACTAAGGTGGTCAAGGCAGGCCAGGAGACGGGGGATGATTCTGAGACTCGGGAGGCGTCATATACTACCAGACAATCTTCTGAACACTCCAAAGT GAATCAGGAGACCGGTGTTCTTATGAG ACCCAAGAAGAAGCTGCTGTCAACAAGGAATATTCATCCCTGGAAACCAGAGTCTGGCAAGAAGCCTGCACTCACTGTTATGAGAAAAGGGG TGTCGACGAGGTTGACCTTCCGAAGAGCCTCGTCTGAGACGACCCTGAACACCACGACTCTTAGCAACACAACTCTGAACACCAATACAACCAGGAAGACTCATGGC AGGTGGCCGTGGGATCTGGACTTGGCGCTGAAGGCGGGAGTGAAGCGTCACGGGGAGGGGAAATGGTCGCGTATCCTCCAGGAACACGACTTCCAGGGTCGCACGGGGGTTCAACTCAAAGATCGTTGGCGGGTCCTCAAGAAGGCGCATAAAGTCAACTCCTCCTAA